One genomic region from Gossypium hirsutum isolate 1008001.06 chromosome D13, Gossypium_hirsutum_v2.1, whole genome shotgun sequence encodes:
- the LOC107920285 gene encoding uncharacterized protein has product MGPHEPYWQTNTSFSPPPSRWDFHFQPDGLSYSSHDGSQLYESSTSPNSKESRGWMRRNFLYNHQYSTSDGAAPFLSSPSDLSQGPQWTPPVIQEITLDDYETAMARDHVGGQAPFASLVEGTSTNADSGVSTSSYSDSSESEPMVKQCLSSHRNISSRYCFMSKPIHPLSFPMETPTTGVSDSAVAGLSDDTATPQRDAHRWSSASSSNDVADISEPFESVIFGRSCVPSNGFKCGLCERFLSQRSPWSARRIVRSNDMPVAGVLSCGHTFHAECLEQTTQKARISDPPCPVCTKLEEQNSPENRVFSRLRNSISRLRSFSEDGPSRTWSCAQVGDCVQGALHPPQRGTMLLLNQSRMKKNLFVKVNSSKEFPGKLRKSSSPSLQLFSGKSIDQGAVGCSKTIAGPSGKR; this is encoded by the exons ATGGGCCCTCATGAGCCTTATTGGCAAACTAATACAAGTTTCTCGCCACCCCCTTCAAGATGGGATTTCCATTTTCAACCCGATGGGCTGTCATACAGTTCACATGATGGGAGTCAATTGTATGAATCTTCTACATCTCCAAACAGCAAAGAAAGTAGGGGCTGGATGAGGAGAAACTTTCTTTACAATCATCAATATTCTACATCTGATGGTGCTGCGCCCTTTTTAAGTAGTCCATCTGACCTTTCTCAGGGTCCACAGTGGACACCTCCAGTAATACAAGAAATCACGCTTGATGATTATGAAACTGCCATGGCTAGAG ATCATGTTGGCGGGCAGGCACCCTTCGCTTCTCTTGTTGAG GGGACTTCAACAAATGCAGATAGTGGGGTCTCCACTTCATCTTATTCAGACAGTAGTGAGTCTGAGCCCATGGTCAAGCAATGCTTGTCATCTCATCGCAATATTTCAAGTCGGTATTGCTTTATGTCCAAACCCATTCACCCTTTGTCATTCCCCATGGAAACTCCTACCACAGGAGTGTCGGACTCTGCAGTTGCAGGGCTTTCTGATGATACGGCCACGCCACAAAGAGATGCCCATCGCTGGAGCAGTGCTAGCAGCAGCAATGATGTTGCAGATATTTCTGAGCCATTTGAATCTGTGATTTTTGGTCGATCATGTGTCCCATCTAATGGTTTTAAATGTGGTTTGTGCGAGAGATTTCTCTCGCAGAGGTCGCCTTGGAGTGCTCGTAGGATTGTAAGAAGTAATGACATGCCTGTTGCAGGGGTTCTTTCATGTGGACACACTTTCCATGCTGAATGTTTGGAGCAGACAACACAGAAAGCTCGCATAAGTGACCCTCCTTGTCCTGTATGTACCAAGCTCGAAGAGCAAAATTCTCCAGAGAACCGAGTCTTCTCTAGGCTTAGGAATAGTATTTCACGGCTTAGATCATTTTCGGAGGATGGACCATCAAGGACTTGGAGCTGTGCACAGGTGGGAGACTGTGTTCAAGGGGCTTTGCATCCACCCCAACGTGGTACAATGCTATTGCTTAACCAGAGTCGCATGAAGAAAAATCTCTTCGTGAAGGTTAATTCGAGTAAAGAATTTCCTGGGAAGCTGAGGAAAAGTAGTTCGCCATCTTTGCAACTTTTTAGTGGGAAGTCAATCGATCAGGGTGCAGTCGGGTGCTCAAAGACGATTGCGGGTCCAAGTGGGAAGAGGTAA